In the genome of Labeo rohita strain BAU-BD-2019 chromosome 24, IGBB_LRoh.1.0, whole genome shotgun sequence, one region contains:
- the abcd4 gene encoding ATP-binding cassette sub-family D member 4 isoform X1, giving the protein MPPMKNNNVKRPKLDWRFVQRFCRILKILFPSWSNQSVRMFMTLLGVTLSVQLVIYQVGLIPSQFYEVLSEKNYGKFKNLVLSAVMLILINSTLKSLDQYISSLLYVSWRKSLTEELHNTYFKGRVYYTLNVLCKDIDNPDQRISQDVERLCKQMSTMASRLLISPFTVTYYTYQCFNSAGWIGFVSIFGYFVVGTIINKILIGPIVSMLVEQEKLEGDFRFKHMQIRVNAESAAFYRAGKVEHMRTDRRLQMLLSTQKSLMNKELWLYIGVNTFDYMGSILSYIVIAIPIFAGEYDGLTPGELSALVSKNAFVCIYLINCFTQLIDLSTTVSDVAGYTHRIGELREAMAEIAKKQYDQDQYDPLSKDIPYSDRELQSVPADTAFVLDRLSYKSPVSEELLVKDLTLKISQGMHMLVVGNTGTGKTSLLRVLNGLWEPCNGSVEMTTCFGPRGVLFLPQKAYLTDGTLREQVIYPLKDIYPSSGSIDDERILKYLELVGLSNLLTRIGGLDTKVNWNWYDVLSPGEMQRLCFARLFYLQPKYAVLDEATSALTEEAEGQLYKACKQLGMTLISLGHRSTLEKHHDVMLRLCGGGQWELTKLKEA; this is encoded by the exons ATGCCACCCATGAAGAACAACAATGTAAAAAG ACCAAAGCTAGACTGGAGGTTTGTGCAAAGGTTCTGCAGAATTCTGAAGATCCTTTTCCCATCCTGGTCCAACCAAAGTGTCCGCATGTTCATGACGCTTCTTGGAGTCACGCTTTCag TTCAACTCGTGATTTATCAAGTGGGTCTTATTCCAAGTCAGTTCTATGAGGTTCTGTCTGAGAAGAATTATGGGAAGTTCAAAAATCTGGTGCTGTCTGCGGTTATGCTCATTCTGATTAATTCAACG CTGAAAAGCCTGGACCAGTACATTTCCAGTCTGCTGTATGTCAGCTGGAGAAAGTCTTTGACTGAAGAACTCCATAACACATACTTCAAGGGACGTGTTTACTACACCCTCAACGTACTGTGCAAAGACATCGACAACCC AGACCAGCGCATCAGTCAGGATGTAGAAAGGTTATGTAAGCAGATGAGCACTATGGCGAGTCGACTTCTCATTTCGCCATTCACAGTGACCTACTACACCTATCAGTGCTTCAACag TGCCGGCTGGATTGGATTTGTAAGCATCTTCGGCTACTTTGTGGTTGGAACCATCATCAACAAGATCTTGATAGGACCCATTGTGTCCATGCTCGTTGAGCAAGAAAAGTTGGAAGGAGATTTTAG GTTTAAACACATGCAAATTAGAGTGAATGCAGAATCTGCCGCTTTCTACAG gGCAGGTAAGGTGGAACACATGCGGACAGACCGAAGGCTGCAGATGCTCTTATCCACTCAGAAAAGCTTGATGAACAAAGAGCTCTGGCTTTACA TTGGAGTGAACACCTTTGACTATATGGGCAGTATCCTAAGCTACATAGTGATCGCGATCCCCATCTTTGCTGGAGAGTACGACGGCCTGACACCTGGAGAACTGAGTGCTCTTGTCAGTAAG AACGCTTTTGTCTGCATCTATCTGATAAACTGCTTCACGCAGCTCATCGATCTCTCAACCACAGTGTCTGATGTCGCTGGATACACGCACCG AATTGGAGAACTGCGGGAAGCGATGGCAGAAATTGCCAAGAAACAGTATGACCAGGATCAGTACGATCCACTTTCAAAGGACATACCTTACAG TGATCGGGAGCTTCAGAGTGTCCCAGCAGACACAGCGTTTGTGCTAGATCGTCTCTCCTATAAATCACCCGTCTCAGAGGAGCTGCTGGTGAAGGATCTGACTCTTAAAATCAGTCAAGGAATGCACATGCTCGTGGTGGGAAACACGGGAACAGGGAAGACCTCCCTGCTCAGGGTACTCAACGGCTTGTGGGAACCATGCAATG GTTCTGTGGAGATGACCACATGTTTTGGACCAAGGGGTGTGCTTTTCCTGCCACAGAAAGCATATCTTACTGATGGCACTCTCAGAGAGCAG GTTATCTATCCATTAAAGGATATATATCCTTCCTCAG GGTCCATAGATGATGAACGAATATTAAAATACCTGGAACTTGTTGGTTTG TCTAATCTTTTGACCAGAATTGGAGGACTGGATACAAAAGTAAACTGGAACTG GTATGATGTTTTATCGCCAGGAGAAATGCAAAGGCTTTGTTTCGCTAGACTGTTTTACCTCCAGCCCAAATATGCAG TACTGGATGAGGCCACTAGCGCTCTAACGGAGGAGGCCGAGGGTCAGCTCTATAAGGCCTGTAAACAGCTGGGAATGACCCTCATCAGTCTGGGTCATCGTAGCACTCTGGAAAAG catcATGATGTCATGCTGCGACTGTGTGGAGGTGGCCAGTGGGAGCTCACCAAACTCAAAGAGGCGTGA
- the abcd4 gene encoding ATP-binding cassette sub-family D member 4 isoform X2, producing the protein MFMTLLGVTLSVQLVIYQVGLIPSQFYEVLSEKNYGKFKNLVLSAVMLILINSTLKSLDQYISSLLYVSWRKSLTEELHNTYFKGRVYYTLNVLCKDIDNPDQRISQDVERLCKQMSTMASRLLISPFTVTYYTYQCFNSAGWIGFVSIFGYFVVGTIINKILIGPIVSMLVEQEKLEGDFRFKHMQIRVNAESAAFYRAGKVEHMRTDRRLQMLLSTQKSLMNKELWLYIGVNTFDYMGSILSYIVIAIPIFAGEYDGLTPGELSALVSKNAFVCIYLINCFTQLIDLSTTVSDVAGYTHRIGELREAMAEIAKKQYDQDQYDPLSKDIPYSDRELQSVPADTAFVLDRLSYKSPVSEELLVKDLTLKISQGMHMLVVGNTGTGKTSLLRVLNGLWEPCNGSVEMTTCFGPRGVLFLPQKAYLTDGTLREQVIYPLKDIYPSSGSIDDERILKYLELVGLSNLLTRIGGLDTKVNWNWYDVLSPGEMQRLCFARLFYLQPKYAVLDEATSALTEEAEGQLYKACKQLGMTLISLGHRSTLEKHHDVMLRLCGGGQWELTKLKEA; encoded by the exons ATGTTCATGACGCTTCTTGGAGTCACGCTTTCag TTCAACTCGTGATTTATCAAGTGGGTCTTATTCCAAGTCAGTTCTATGAGGTTCTGTCTGAGAAGAATTATGGGAAGTTCAAAAATCTGGTGCTGTCTGCGGTTATGCTCATTCTGATTAATTCAACG CTGAAAAGCCTGGACCAGTACATTTCCAGTCTGCTGTATGTCAGCTGGAGAAAGTCTTTGACTGAAGAACTCCATAACACATACTTCAAGGGACGTGTTTACTACACCCTCAACGTACTGTGCAAAGACATCGACAACCC AGACCAGCGCATCAGTCAGGATGTAGAAAGGTTATGTAAGCAGATGAGCACTATGGCGAGTCGACTTCTCATTTCGCCATTCACAGTGACCTACTACACCTATCAGTGCTTCAACag TGCCGGCTGGATTGGATTTGTAAGCATCTTCGGCTACTTTGTGGTTGGAACCATCATCAACAAGATCTTGATAGGACCCATTGTGTCCATGCTCGTTGAGCAAGAAAAGTTGGAAGGAGATTTTAG GTTTAAACACATGCAAATTAGAGTGAATGCAGAATCTGCCGCTTTCTACAG gGCAGGTAAGGTGGAACACATGCGGACAGACCGAAGGCTGCAGATGCTCTTATCCACTCAGAAAAGCTTGATGAACAAAGAGCTCTGGCTTTACA TTGGAGTGAACACCTTTGACTATATGGGCAGTATCCTAAGCTACATAGTGATCGCGATCCCCATCTTTGCTGGAGAGTACGACGGCCTGACACCTGGAGAACTGAGTGCTCTTGTCAGTAAG AACGCTTTTGTCTGCATCTATCTGATAAACTGCTTCACGCAGCTCATCGATCTCTCAACCACAGTGTCTGATGTCGCTGGATACACGCACCG AATTGGAGAACTGCGGGAAGCGATGGCAGAAATTGCCAAGAAACAGTATGACCAGGATCAGTACGATCCACTTTCAAAGGACATACCTTACAG TGATCGGGAGCTTCAGAGTGTCCCAGCAGACACAGCGTTTGTGCTAGATCGTCTCTCCTATAAATCACCCGTCTCAGAGGAGCTGCTGGTGAAGGATCTGACTCTTAAAATCAGTCAAGGAATGCACATGCTCGTGGTGGGAAACACGGGAACAGGGAAGACCTCCCTGCTCAGGGTACTCAACGGCTTGTGGGAACCATGCAATG GTTCTGTGGAGATGACCACATGTTTTGGACCAAGGGGTGTGCTTTTCCTGCCACAGAAAGCATATCTTACTGATGGCACTCTCAGAGAGCAG GTTATCTATCCATTAAAGGATATATATCCTTCCTCAG GGTCCATAGATGATGAACGAATATTAAAATACCTGGAACTTGTTGGTTTG TCTAATCTTTTGACCAGAATTGGAGGACTGGATACAAAAGTAAACTGGAACTG GTATGATGTTTTATCGCCAGGAGAAATGCAAAGGCTTTGTTTCGCTAGACTGTTTTACCTCCAGCCCAAATATGCAG TACTGGATGAGGCCACTAGCGCTCTAACGGAGGAGGCCGAGGGTCAGCTCTATAAGGCCTGTAAACAGCTGGGAATGACCCTCATCAGTCTGGGTCATCGTAGCACTCTGGAAAAG catcATGATGTCATGCTGCGACTGTGTGGAGGTGGCCAGTGGGAGCTCACCAAACTCAAAGAGGCGTGA
- the abcd4 gene encoding ATP-binding cassette sub-family D member 4 isoform X3 codes for MSTMASRLLISPFTVTYYTYQCFNSAGWIGFVSIFGYFVVGTIINKILIGPIVSMLVEQEKLEGDFRFKHMQIRVNAESAAFYRAGKVEHMRTDRRLQMLLSTQKSLMNKELWLYIGVNTFDYMGSILSYIVIAIPIFAGEYDGLTPGELSALVSKNAFVCIYLINCFTQLIDLSTTVSDVAGYTHRIGELREAMAEIAKKQYDQDQYDPLSKDIPYSDRELQSVPADTAFVLDRLSYKSPVSEELLVKDLTLKISQGMHMLVVGNTGTGKTSLLRVLNGLWEPCNGSVEMTTCFGPRGVLFLPQKAYLTDGTLREQVIYPLKDIYPSSGSIDDERILKYLELVGLSNLLTRIGGLDTKVNWNWYDVLSPGEMQRLCFARLFYLQPKYAVLDEATSALTEEAEGQLYKACKQLGMTLISLGHRSTLEKHHDVMLRLCGGGQWELTKLKEA; via the exons ATGAGCACTATGGCGAGTCGACTTCTCATTTCGCCATTCACAGTGACCTACTACACCTATCAGTGCTTCAACag TGCCGGCTGGATTGGATTTGTAAGCATCTTCGGCTACTTTGTGGTTGGAACCATCATCAACAAGATCTTGATAGGACCCATTGTGTCCATGCTCGTTGAGCAAGAAAAGTTGGAAGGAGATTTTAG GTTTAAACACATGCAAATTAGAGTGAATGCAGAATCTGCCGCTTTCTACAG gGCAGGTAAGGTGGAACACATGCGGACAGACCGAAGGCTGCAGATGCTCTTATCCACTCAGAAAAGCTTGATGAACAAAGAGCTCTGGCTTTACA TTGGAGTGAACACCTTTGACTATATGGGCAGTATCCTAAGCTACATAGTGATCGCGATCCCCATCTTTGCTGGAGAGTACGACGGCCTGACACCTGGAGAACTGAGTGCTCTTGTCAGTAAG AACGCTTTTGTCTGCATCTATCTGATAAACTGCTTCACGCAGCTCATCGATCTCTCAACCACAGTGTCTGATGTCGCTGGATACACGCACCG AATTGGAGAACTGCGGGAAGCGATGGCAGAAATTGCCAAGAAACAGTATGACCAGGATCAGTACGATCCACTTTCAAAGGACATACCTTACAG TGATCGGGAGCTTCAGAGTGTCCCAGCAGACACAGCGTTTGTGCTAGATCGTCTCTCCTATAAATCACCCGTCTCAGAGGAGCTGCTGGTGAAGGATCTGACTCTTAAAATCAGTCAAGGAATGCACATGCTCGTGGTGGGAAACACGGGAACAGGGAAGACCTCCCTGCTCAGGGTACTCAACGGCTTGTGGGAACCATGCAATG GTTCTGTGGAGATGACCACATGTTTTGGACCAAGGGGTGTGCTTTTCCTGCCACAGAAAGCATATCTTACTGATGGCACTCTCAGAGAGCAG GTTATCTATCCATTAAAGGATATATATCCTTCCTCAG GGTCCATAGATGATGAACGAATATTAAAATACCTGGAACTTGTTGGTTTG TCTAATCTTTTGACCAGAATTGGAGGACTGGATACAAAAGTAAACTGGAACTG GTATGATGTTTTATCGCCAGGAGAAATGCAAAGGCTTTGTTTCGCTAGACTGTTTTACCTCCAGCCCAAATATGCAG TACTGGATGAGGCCACTAGCGCTCTAACGGAGGAGGCCGAGGGTCAGCTCTATAAGGCCTGTAAACAGCTGGGAATGACCCTCATCAGTCTGGGTCATCGTAGCACTCTGGAAAAG catcATGATGTCATGCTGCGACTGTGTGGAGGTGGCCAGTGGGAGCTCACCAAACTCAAAGAGGCGTGA